Within Microbacterium proteolyticum, the genomic segment ACGGCGCAGGTCGAGCGCCGGGTTCACGCGCCGCACCCGGGCGATCGCGCCGGGATCGATGTGGGCGACGACGACGTCGGTGGCCGTCCCGATCGTGGCGAGCGCGACGCCCTGCGGGTCGATGACCGTCGAGTGACCGACCCCGAGCGGTGGCGGGTGGTCGGCGCCGGCGACGAAGAACGTGTTCTCGATCGCGCGCGCCGTGAGCAGCGTCGTCCAGTGATGCTCCTTCAGCGGGCCGCGCACCCACTCCGCAGGAACGAGCGCCACGTCCACCCCCGCGTCGGCGAGGGTCCTCGCCACCTCGGGGAACCGCAGGTCGTAGCAGGTCATGAGGCCAAAGCGCAGACCGTCCACCTCGAAGGTCTCGGGAGGCGCGATCTCGCCGGGGGCCACCCAGTCCGACTCCCGCTGGCCGAACGCGTCGTAGAGATGCAGCTTGCGATACACGGCCCGGATGCCGGCTCCCCCGACGGCCACGATGGCATTGCGCACGCGACGCCCGTCGTCGGCCCGCTCCACGAGCCCCGCGACGAGCACGACGTCCAACTCGGCGGCGAGGGCCTGGAGTGCGCTCGTGAACGGACCGCCCAGGTCTTCGGCGTTCTCGGAGAGAGAGGTGTCGAACGGGTCGACGAAGTAGCTGGAGTACTCGGGGAAGACGATCACCCGTGCACCGCGGGCCGCGGCCGTGCGGGCGAGATCGCCGATGGCATCCAGGTTGGTCTGCTTCGACGCGGCCGGGGCGAACTGCGCCACCGCCACTCCCACGCTGTCGTGCGTCATCCGCGTCCCTTCTCGTCGCCGGACCGGCTCTCACCGCTGATCCGGTTCTCGCCGCTGAGCCGGCGCAGGACCGCCGGACCCACGACCCACAGTACGAGGATCACGACCACGAGCACGACCACGGCGATCACGGCGGCTTCGACACCGACGACCACGTCGAACACGAACGCCACGACGCCGGTGAGCAGCACCGCTACCGCGGTGAGCGCGGCGATGAGGGCACGATGACCGAACCGGACGACGACGGGCTTCACACCGCGGTGGAAGACCGCTCGGTGCAGCGCGACCGGGGCGAGAGCGAGGATCGCGGTCAGCGCGGAGAGTCCGACGAGTACGAGGTAGCCGGTGCGCTGCGGTCCACTCAGGTCCGCGAAGGCCGGCTGGAACGCCAGCGCCAGGAGGAAGCCCGTGAGGATCTGGGTACCGGTCTGCAGCACCCGGAGTTCCTGCAGGACGTCCGCCCAGTTGCGGTCGGCGCGCTGCGCCGCACTCTCGGGGCGGCCGTCGCGGAGGTCGTCGCGCGGGTCGTCGGTGGGGGTCAGCATCCCCGAATCATGGCCCGTCCACGACGCCTGAATCAACGTCGATTCGACACGACCCGAAACCCGTGCTAGGTTTATCTCTTGTGCCGCGGGGTGGAGCAGCTCGGTAGCTCGCTGGGCTCATAACCCAGAGGTCGCAGGTTCAAATCCTGTCCCCGCAACAAGAGAAGGCCCCGGATCCTCGGATCCGGGGCCTTCGGCTTTCCCCCGGCGACGCGACCTCATCTGAAGGCCTCGCTCCGAGACGACTCGTCCACAGCCCCCTGCAGGCCCCCGCGACGGAATCCGGCGTCTGATTACAGTGGTTCACATGGGTGGGCAGTATTCGACCGACGTGGCCGTGTTGAGCGGCTGAGATCGTGTCCTTCTCGCCCTGCTTCGTCCTCCCCGAGGGCATGTCTCCCAGCCAGAATTATTAGCCGTGCGTCATCCACCTCGTTCTCGACATTCGGCTCGTCGTCAATAGATCGAAGAATCGGTGCCGGGCGAAGAGAAAGAAGGATGATCTCGATGAAGCGACGGCACATCACCGCCCTCGCCGTCCTCGTCGCCCTCTCCGCGGTCCTCGCCGGATGCGTCGCGCCGGGTGGCGCCGGAGTCGTGGACACATCCCTGACGCTCGAGGACGCCAAAGCGACCGCGATGCGGATGGAGCGGGAGTTGGCCGCCCTGGTGCCGGCCGATGTCGTGGCATCCGTCGACCAAGACCAGACGGGTGTTCTGATGTCGTGCAGCGGCGACCGCGCCTATCAATGGACCGGTCAGACCAAGGTCGTGCTCACCGAGGGAGCCACCTACGACGGGGCAGCCGTCACCGAGAACATCGCCCAGACCTACGACGCGAGCGACTCCTACCGGACGAATACGGATCTGACATCCGACGGGGAGCCGAGGGCTCACGTCATCGGCGAATTCGGGCAGGGGTACCTGGTCGCGCTCTCCGTCGACAAGACCTTCGTGCAGATCCTGTCCTTCTCCCCCTGTTTCGTCCTGCCCGAAGGAATGTGGCCGGGCGACGACTACTGAGCGGCATCGCCCTTCCGATTTCGGCGCCGTCCCGTCAACCCGGCTGTCAGACCGGGTCGAGACCGATTCACTGGGACCATGCTCCGTCACTCACGCGACCCCTCCCCCCGCTCCACGGACGACCGATCCGGCAGCGAGACGGGCGGGCGGCGATGAGCGACGTCGAGATGACCCGCATCCCCGCCGGAAGCGTGCTGCGCGGAGACCAGCGGGGCGAGGACCGCCGCGAGATCACCGTCGAGGCGTTCGACATCGGTGTCTACCCGGTGACCGAGGAGCAGATGGCGGAGATCCTCGGCATCACGGCCCAGAACCCGCGCCGCCCCGCCGTGCAGGTGAGCTGGTTGCGCGCGGTGCGCTTCTGCAACGCGCTGAGCGAGTGGGAGGGCCGGGATCCCGTCTACGCGTACGACGGCGAAGTCGTCGACTGGGACACGGAGGCCGACGGCTTCCGACTGCCGACCGAGGACGAGTGGGAGTACGCGTGCCGGGCGGGATCCACAGGATCCACCTACGGACCGATCGCCGAGATTGCGTGGACCGCAGGCGACGGCCTGCGCGGACCGGTCGAGGTCGGCGGACGCCTTCCGAACCTCCACGGCCTCTTCGACATCCTCGGCAACGTGTCGGAGTGGTGCTGGGATCTCTTCGCGCCCGAGACGAGCGACGCCCGGGTGTTCCGCGGCGGCGGGTGGAGCGATGCGCGCGCGGTCGTCCGCGCCTCCGCGCGTCGCGGCGCCAATCCGCGCGCGATCTTCGACGATGTCGGCCTCCGCGTGGCGCGCGGGGCACTCAATCGGACCCGCTGATCGCCTCGCTCAGTCCGTCGACGAACTCGGCGATCGTCGCGAGCTGCTCGTCGGAGAATCCTTCCGCCACCGCGACCATCGCCGCGAGGTGCGCACCGAAGTGCCGGAAGAACTCCGCTCGGGATTTCGGCGTCAGGACCACCACGCGCGCCCGGCCGTCGGAGGGGTGCGGACGCCGCTCGAGATGCCCGGACGCCGCGAGCCGATCGAGCAGCTTGGTCGTGGACGCCGTGGAGATCCGCAGGTGAGATGCCACATCGTGCGGGCTGACCATCTGTCCGCGCTGCTCGCGGATGATCAGCATCCGCAGCGTCGCGAGGTCGCTGGCGTTCATGTCCATGTCGCCCTTCATGCCGCTGTTCATGCGGTCGAGGGCATCGCTCAGAGCGCGGACCGACTCCATCGCACGGACGACACCGGGTCTGTTAGCACGAAAGGCGTCGACGACGGACACGGTGGACACCTCCGTTTCGCTCTGGGTATAGTCGGCTGACATCGCTAGCTAAACTAGCAAACAGGAGGCACGATGAGCGAGACCGAGTATGTCGTCCTCCTGGACGACTGGGGCAATGAGATCGGAACGGCACCGAAGGCGAGTGTGCACGGCACCGACACGGCTCTTCACCTGGCGTTCTCCTGCCACGTCGTCAACGCCGACGGTCAGGTGCTCGTCACGCGTCGCGCGCTCGACAAGAAGACCTGGCCGGGCGTCTGGACGAATTCGTTCTGCGGCCATCCGGGTCCCGCCGAGCCCGTCCTGCAGGCCGTTCACCGTCGCGCCGCCTTCGAGGTCGGACTCACGATCTCCGACGTGGAGCTCGCCCTTCCGCTCTTCCGCTATCGCGCGGTCGACGCCAGCGGCATCGTCGAGCACGAGATCTGCCCGGTGTACGTCGCCCGTACCCACGAAGAGCCGCGGCTGAACCCGTCCGAGGTCGCGGAATCGCGCTGGGTCGACCCCGCCGACCTCGCCGCCGCGCTGGAGGCCACGCCGTGGGCCTTCAGCCCGTGGCTCGTTCTCCAGGCACAGCAGCTTCACCTGTTCTCGTCCCCACCGGCCATCCGGGCGGCCTCATGATCGCTCTCTCCACCACACCCACGGCGCGCGCCGCCATCGACGACGCGATCGACACCGTTCTGATCCGTCTCGCCCGCCGCCTCCGCGACCATGGCGACGGCGCCCGGGCCCTGGCATCCGCGATCGCCCGCTCCGCCCGGGGCGGCAAGAGGTTCCGGCCGCTCCTCGTGGTCGCCGCGTTCGACACGCTCGGCGGTGCCGAGACCGATCGTGCCGCGCTCTACCAGGTCGCCGCCGCGTTCGAACTCCTGCACACCGCCTTCGTCGTCCACGACGACGTCATCGACCACGACACCGAGCGACGCGGTGTCGCCAATGTCGGCGGCGAGTTCCGGGCGCGGGGCGAAGAGCGAGGCGCGGATGCCACGGGCGCCGCGCTCCTCGGAGATGCGGCCGGCATCCTGGCCGGCGACCTGCTGCTCCACGAGGCCGGGCGCCTGGTCGCTCTGGCCGACCTTCCGACGAGCGTGCGCGGCGACCTCCTCCGCCTCCTCGAGGACGCTGTTCTGATCTCCGCCGCCGGAGAGCTCGCCGATGTCGAGAACGCCGTGTCCGCCCGTGATGTGGATGCCGAGACCATCCTGCGCACCACGCACGACAAGACCGCGGTGTACTCGTTCTCGGCCCCCCTGGAAGCGGGAGCGGTGCTCGCCGGCGCCGACGGCCCCGTCCGTGCGGCACTCGAACGCTTCGGGCAGCGCCTCGGCTTGGCGTACCAGCTGGTGGACGACCTCATCGGCGCCTTCGGTTCGCCCGAGATCTCCGGCAAGGACGAAGGATGCGACCTCCGCGAGGCGAAGAAGACGCATCTCATCGTCCTGGCCCGCGAGACCGAGTCGTGGC encodes:
- a CDS encoding carbon-nitrogen hydrolase family protein — protein: MTHDSVGVAVAQFAPAASKQTNLDAIGDLARTAAARGARVIVFPEYSSYFVDPFDTSLSENAEDLGGPFTSALQALAAELDVVLVAGLVERADDGRRVRNAIVAVGGAGIRAVYRKLHLYDAFGQRESDWVAPGEIAPPETFEVDGLRFGLMTCYDLRFPEVARTLADAGVDVALVPAEWVRGPLKEHHWTTLLTARAIENTFFVAGADHPPPLGVGHSTVIDPQGVALATIGTATDVVVAHIDPGAIARVRRVNPALDLRRFRVTPR
- a CDS encoding DUF6328 family protein; translation: MLTPTDDPRDDLRDGRPESAAQRADRNWADVLQELRVLQTGTQILTGFLLALAFQPAFADLSGPQRTGYLVLVGLSALTAILALAPVALHRAVFHRGVKPVVVRFGHRALIAALTAVAVLLTGVVAFVFDVVVGVEAAVIAVVVLVVVILVLWVVGPAVLRRLSGENRISGESRSGDEKGRG
- a CDS encoding formylglycine-generating enzyme family protein, whose amino-acid sequence is MSDVEMTRIPAGSVLRGDQRGEDRREITVEAFDIGVYPVTEEQMAEILGITAQNPRRPAVQVSWLRAVRFCNALSEWEGRDPVYAYDGEVVDWDTEADGFRLPTEDEWEYACRAGSTGSTYGPIAEIAWTAGDGLRGPVEVGGRLPNLHGLFDILGNVSEWCWDLFAPETSDARVFRGGGWSDARAVVRASARRGANPRAIFDDVGLRVARGALNRTR
- a CDS encoding MarR family winged helix-turn-helix transcriptional regulator, whose product is MSVVDAFRANRPGVVRAMESVRALSDALDRMNSGMKGDMDMNASDLATLRMLIIREQRGQMVSPHDVASHLRISTASTTKLLDRLAASGHLERRPHPSDGRARVVVLTPKSRAEFFRHFGAHLAAMVAVAEGFSDEQLATIAEFVDGLSEAISGSD
- the idi gene encoding isopentenyl-diphosphate Delta-isomerase, translated to MSETEYVVLLDDWGNEIGTAPKASVHGTDTALHLAFSCHVVNADGQVLVTRRALDKKTWPGVWTNSFCGHPGPAEPVLQAVHRRAAFEVGLTISDVELALPLFRYRAVDASGIVEHEICPVYVARTHEEPRLNPSEVAESRWVDPADLAAALEATPWAFSPWLVLQAQQLHLFSSPPAIRAAS
- a CDS encoding polyprenyl synthetase family protein, whose amino-acid sequence is MIALSTTPTARAAIDDAIDTVLIRLARRLRDHGDGARALASAIARSARGGKRFRPLLVVAAFDTLGGAETDRAALYQVAAAFELLHTAFVVHDDVIDHDTERRGVANVGGEFRARGEERGADATGAALLGDAAGILAGDLLLHEAGRLVALADLPTSVRGDLLRLLEDAVLISAAGELADVENAVSARDVDAETILRTTHDKTAVYSFSAPLEAGAVLAGADGPVRAALERFGQRLGLAYQLVDDLIGAFGSPEISGKDEGCDLREAKKTHLIVLARETESWPAVSEALAQAHTGPVAIRAAQRALSESGARARLEDLVRGTLDEARAIVTASTLPEECRTMLHDLVDAVQGRVP